Proteins from one Variovorax sp. TBS-050B genomic window:
- a CDS encoding LysR substrate-binding domain-containing protein: protein MDLRQLEYFVAVVEKGSFSRAAAVLNLAQPSISRQVALLEQELGQRLLERTGRGVTPTQAGHALLAHARVMLNAAAQALFEIKEMRDEPAGKVVVGLPNRVASGLCVPLVRAFRERLPHAMLSVVEGLSLSLREGLLAGRIDVGVLFDPPPTPLLSYEPLMRERLLLVTPAGYRLPERVPLASLAGFPLILPAAPNPIRSLVDAVLLPRKINLNILAEVGAVHTAMTVVEEGMACSILPESALHLSARRAKVRSAPIGPPAMWNRLVLAMPAARPNSRLIQETAKLLRALDFRAYRPPSAAAA from the coding sequence ATGGATCTCAGGCAGTTGGAATACTTCGTCGCGGTGGTCGAGAAAGGCAGCTTCAGCCGTGCCGCGGCGGTGCTGAACCTGGCGCAGCCGAGCATCAGCCGGCAAGTGGCCCTGCTCGAGCAGGAGCTGGGTCAGCGCCTGCTGGAGCGCACGGGACGGGGCGTCACGCCCACGCAGGCGGGGCACGCACTGCTGGCGCATGCGCGCGTCATGCTCAACGCCGCGGCGCAGGCGCTGTTCGAGATCAAGGAGATGCGCGACGAGCCCGCCGGCAAGGTGGTCGTGGGCCTGCCGAACCGCGTGGCCAGCGGCCTCTGCGTGCCGCTCGTGCGCGCGTTCCGCGAGCGGCTGCCGCATGCCATGCTGTCGGTGGTGGAAGGGCTGAGCCTGTCGCTTCGCGAGGGCCTGCTCGCGGGGCGCATCGACGTCGGCGTCCTCTTCGACCCGCCGCCCACGCCGCTGCTGAGCTACGAGCCCCTGATGCGCGAGCGGCTGCTGCTCGTCACGCCCGCCGGCTATCGCCTGCCAGAGCGTGTGCCGCTCGCATCGCTCGCGGGTTTCCCGCTGATCCTGCCCGCGGCGCCCAACCCGATACGTAGCCTGGTCGATGCGGTGCTCCTGCCGCGCAAGATCAACCTGAACATCCTGGCCGAAGTGGGCGCGGTGCACACGGCGATGACGGTGGTGGAGGAAGGCATGGCGTGTTCCATCCTGCCCGAGAGCGCGCTCCATCTCAGCGCGCGCCGCGCGAAGGTTCGCTCCGCGCCCATCGGCCCGCCGGCGATGTGGAACCGGCTGGTGCTCGCCATGCCCGCTGCGCGCCCCAACAGCCGTCTCATCCAGGAGACCGCGAAGCTGCTGCGCGCGCTGGACTTTCGCGCCTACCGGCCGCCCTCGGCGGCGGCGGCGTGA
- a CDS encoding NIPSNAP family protein, giving the protein MSARLPPSNDATTPMLYELRIYTAMPGRLPDVLARFRDHTVGIWNRHGIRQLGYWTTVVGPDSNALTYMLVWDSMADRETKWAKFVADPEWIQVRQASESAGPIVANMDSSFLAPTSFSPLA; this is encoded by the coding sequence ATGAGTGCCCGCCTTCCTCCTTCCAACGACGCGACCACGCCGATGCTCTACGAACTCCGCATCTACACCGCCATGCCGGGCCGCCTGCCCGACGTGCTGGCCCGCTTTCGCGACCATACGGTCGGCATCTGGAACCGGCACGGCATCCGCCAGCTCGGCTACTGGACCACGGTGGTCGGACCGGACAGCAACGCGCTCACCTACATGCTCGTCTGGGACAGCATGGCCGATCGGGAGACGAAGTGGGCCAAGTTCGTGGCGGACCCGGAATGGATCCAGGTGCGACAGGCCAGCGAAAGTGCAGGGCCGATCGTCGCGAACATGGACAGCTCCTTTCTGGCGCCGACTTCGTTTTCGCCGCTCGCGTAG
- a CDS encoding HDOD domain-containing protein, with amino-acid sequence MTLDELFADAHLLPTVPKVVFDLIEMLRSEDASVPAVARKLELDQVLTARVLRMVNSPYFGLRRKIVSIQDAIQLLGFSAIRSLVVSSGLKGTFQKVDNVDLPAFWAHSLRVAAVARYLAGKTRGIDHSLAFTVGSMHAIGHLIMARAMKDEMARLNAVHPFDAMGRLEVEAQKFGYHYGDVSARLAARWEFASEFTSALACFANPMESGRTDALANVLHLAVWRVALEREGLPIGDTRHVWPAASADAIGLSEEVVHDMPAPRELASDLESMIA; translated from the coding sequence ATGACCCTGGACGAACTGTTTGCCGATGCCCACCTGCTCCCGACGGTGCCCAAGGTGGTGTTCGACCTCATCGAGATGCTGCGCAGCGAGGATGCGTCCGTTCCGGCGGTGGCGCGCAAGCTCGAGCTCGACCAGGTGCTGACCGCCAGGGTGCTGCGGATGGTCAACTCGCCCTACTTCGGGCTGCGCCGCAAGATCGTCTCGATCCAGGACGCGATCCAGCTGCTGGGTTTCTCGGCGATCCGATCGCTGGTGGTGAGTTCGGGGCTCAAGGGCACCTTCCAGAAGGTCGACAACGTGGACCTGCCCGCGTTCTGGGCGCACAGCCTGCGCGTGGCCGCGGTCGCGCGCTACCTCGCGGGCAAGACGCGCGGCATCGACCACAGCCTGGCCTTCACCGTCGGCAGCATGCATGCCATCGGCCACCTGATCATGGCCCGTGCCATGAAGGACGAGATGGCCAGGCTCAACGCCGTCCATCCCTTCGACGCGATGGGGCGCCTCGAGGTCGAGGCGCAGAAGTTCGGCTACCACTACGGCGACGTGAGCGCGCGGCTGGCCGCGCGCTGGGAATTCGCCTCCGAGTTCACGAGCGCCCTCGCCTGCTTCGCGAACCCCATGGAGTCGGGCCGCACCGACGCGCTCGCCAACGTACTGCACCTGGCGGTGTGGCGCGTGGCGCTGGAGCGCGAGGGACTCCCGATCGGCGACACCCGGCATGTCTGGCCCGCCGCCTCGGCCGATGCCATCGGCCTGTCGGAAGAAGTGGTGCACGACATGCCCGCGCCGCGCGAACTCGCGTCCGACCTGGAATCGATGATCGCCTGA
- a CDS encoding alpha/beta hydrolase yields MTKSPGRRIGMALIAAALGLAALVPLQSFAQQQQQQPQAQKPTIVLVHGAFADSSSWDGVVRGLQARHYPVIAAANALRGPKADAASVAGVIDSIQGPVVLVGHSYGGSVISAAAIGKANVKALVYVAAFAPEAGETALGLTGKFPGSTLGPTLAPPVPLADGGKDLYIQQDRFPAQFAADVPLAKAKLMAVGQRPIAEAALNEAAEAPAWKSVPSWFVYGDRDKNIPPAAMAFMAQRAHAVKTTVVKGASHVVMTSKPEAVTKVIVEAATH; encoded by the coding sequence ATGACAAAGTCTCCCGGCCGCCGCATCGGCATGGCCCTGATCGCCGCCGCACTCGGTCTCGCAGCGCTCGTGCCGCTGCAGTCCTTCGCGCAGCAACAGCAACAGCAACCACAGGCGCAGAAGCCCACCATCGTGCTGGTGCATGGCGCCTTCGCGGATTCCTCGAGCTGGGACGGCGTGGTGCGCGGCCTGCAGGCGCGGCACTACCCGGTGATCGCGGCTGCGAACGCACTGCGCGGGCCGAAGGCCGACGCGGCCTCGGTGGCCGGCGTCATCGACTCGATCCAGGGTCCCGTGGTGCTCGTGGGTCATTCCTATGGCGGCTCGGTCATCTCGGCCGCGGCAATCGGCAAGGCCAACGTGAAGGCGCTGGTCTATGTCGCGGCCTTCGCGCCCGAGGCGGGCGAGACCGCGCTGGGCCTCACGGGCAAGTTCCCCGGCAGCACGCTCGGCCCCACGCTGGCGCCGCCGGTGCCGCTCGCCGACGGTGGCAAGGACCTCTACATCCAGCAGGACAGGTTCCCGGCCCAGTTCGCGGCCGACGTGCCGCTCGCCAAGGCGAAGCTGATGGCCGTGGGACAGCGTCCGATCGCCGAGGCCGCGCTCAACGAGGCGGCCGAGGCGCCGGCGTGGAAGTCGGTGCCCTCGTGGTTCGTCTACGGCGACCGCGACAAGAACATTCCACCGGCCGCGATGGCCTTCATGGCGCAGCGCGCGCATGCGGTGAAGACGACCGTAGTCAAGGGCGCTTCGCACGTGGTGATGACCTCGAAGCCGGAGGCGGTGACGAAGGTGATCGTGGAGGCGGCGACGCACTGA
- a CDS encoding amidohydrolase family protein, producing MTDATADANAEAPVRTYLEHPSPPDLRLPPNSCDSHVHVFGPVARFPYAPNRRATPLEAPKETLFALHRGMGIERCVIVQSITHGTDNRVVEDAIAAGQGRYLGIALVEPEVPDAELQRLAAAGFRGVRFNFMRHIATTAGVEAVLALTPRLAAVGMHLQVHFESELIHELCAPLQRSRVPVVIDHMGRVDARRGLDAPDFQALLKLLENPRFHVKVSGIDRIDAHAPAAERYARGEALARILVARFPERCVWGTDWPHPNHTHIPDDGALVDALGRIAPDARHLEQLLVHNPQALYRFTT from the coding sequence ATGACCGACGCCACTGCCGATGCCAATGCCGAAGCGCCCGTGAGGACCTATCTGGAACACCCCTCGCCGCCGGATCTTCGCCTGCCACCGAATTCCTGCGACAGCCATGTGCACGTCTTCGGTCCGGTCGCGCGCTTTCCGTATGCGCCGAACCGCCGCGCGACGCCGCTGGAAGCACCCAAGGAGACGCTGTTCGCGCTCCACCGCGGCATGGGCATCGAGCGCTGCGTGATCGTGCAGTCGATCACGCATGGCACGGACAACCGCGTGGTCGAGGACGCGATCGCGGCGGGGCAGGGCCGCTACCTCGGCATCGCCCTGGTCGAGCCCGAGGTGCCCGATGCCGAGTTGCAGCGCCTGGCGGCGGCGGGATTCCGCGGCGTGCGCTTCAACTTCATGCGGCACATCGCGACCACCGCGGGGGTCGAAGCGGTGCTCGCGCTGACGCCGCGCCTGGCCGCAGTCGGCATGCATCTGCAGGTGCATTTCGAGAGCGAACTGATCCACGAGCTCTGCGCCCCGCTGCAGCGCAGCCGCGTGCCGGTGGTGATCGATCACATGGGGCGCGTGGACGCCCGGCGCGGGCTGGACGCCCCCGACTTCCAGGCGCTGCTGAAGCTGCTGGAGAACCCGCGCTTCCACGTCAAGGTCAGCGGCATCGATCGCATCGATGCCCATGCGCCCGCGGCCGAGCGCTATGCGCGCGGCGAGGCGCTGGCGCGCATCCTGGTCGCGCGTTTTCCGGAGCGCTGCGTCTGGGGCACCGACTGGCCGCATCCCAACCACACCCACATCCCGGACGACGGCGCACTGGTGGATGCGCTGGGCCGCATCGCGCCCGATGCGAGGCACCTCGAGCAGCTGCTGGTCCACAACCCGCAGGCGCTGTACCGCTTTACGACCTGA
- a CDS encoding helicase SNF2 yields MKVPALLAAAALSSLFALHASAEQYQGVLQFHPSASRADVRAQAVAAAHSADPYREGASADVAPALPTALARKDVRAEAVAAAREGNPYADGAEAGLPQAFVSTLDRAAVQAQARGAAHGTL; encoded by the coding sequence ATGAAAGTCCCCGCCCTTCTCGCCGCCGCCGCCCTCTCCTCGCTGTTCGCCCTCCACGCGAGCGCCGAGCAATACCAGGGCGTGCTGCAGTTCCACCCCAGTGCGAGCCGCGCCGACGTCCGGGCGCAAGCGGTGGCCGCCGCGCACAGTGCCGATCCCTACCGCGAAGGCGCCTCGGCCGACGTGGCGCCGGCGCTGCCGACGGCCCTCGCCCGCAAGGACGTGCGCGCCGAGGCCGTTGCCGCCGCGCGCGAAGGCAACCCGTACGCCGACGGCGCCGAGGCCGGCCTGCCGCAGGCCTTCGTGAGCACGCTGGACCGCGCCGCGGTGCAGGCCCAGGCGCGCGGCGCCGCCCACGGCACCCTCTGA
- a CDS encoding YlcI/YnfO family protein — protein sequence MKSAILPQVRVDPELRADLESVLAEGETLSEFIEDTVRGAVAYRRTQVEFHARGEAAWQAYLRTGVSHPADQVIAEMRERLEIKRQQLGIPSTKTR from the coding sequence ATGAAGTCAGCCATCCTTCCACAGGTGCGCGTTGACCCTGAGCTTCGCGCAGACCTGGAGTCGGTGCTTGCTGAGGGCGAGACCTTGTCCGAGTTCATCGAGGACACAGTGCGCGGCGCCGTGGCTTACCGACGCACCCAAGTCGAGTTTCATGCCCGCGGTGAGGCTGCCTGGCAGGCGTACTTGCGCACGGGCGTGTCGCATCCAGCAGACCAGGTCATCGCAGAGATGCGCGAGCGCCTTGAAATCAAGCGCCAGCAACTGGGTATTCCGTCGACGAAGACGCGATGA
- a CDS encoding alpha/beta fold hydrolase gives METKDSTAHAGVHAPATRKLISYRSARDGAEIQIEYADEGAGPAICMLPSLARSGRDYDVVAAMLAREGFRVLRPEPRGVGRSTGPMQSLDMHDFAADVAAVLDQARTGPVVVVGHAWGSQPARALAADRPDLVCGVVMAAASAGKVPPGSDEKPYGRLRDAIDGAGDPRLPEAQRIDCLRRAFFAPGHDPRVWLDGWSVAAHEAQSHARRVTPVDDYFSAGLKVPILDLQAEHDAVVIPNVMKPHLGDRVTVAVIRDAGHAMAPEQPRAMADAIAAFARRIHGSQPGV, from the coding sequence ATGGAGACAAAAGATTCAACCGCACATGCCGGGGTCCACGCCCCCGCAACGCGCAAGCTGATCAGCTATCGCTCGGCCCGCGACGGCGCGGAGATCCAGATCGAGTACGCCGACGAAGGCGCCGGGCCTGCGATCTGCATGCTTCCCTCGCTCGCGCGCTCCGGCCGCGACTACGACGTGGTCGCGGCCATGCTGGCGCGCGAGGGTTTCCGTGTGCTGCGGCCCGAGCCGCGCGGCGTCGGTCGCAGCACGGGCCCGATGCAGTCGCTGGACATGCACGACTTCGCCGCCGACGTGGCCGCCGTGTTGGACCAGGCGCGCACCGGTCCGGTCGTCGTGGTGGGCCATGCGTGGGGCAGCCAGCCGGCGAGGGCGCTGGCTGCGGATCGGCCGGACCTCGTCTGCGGTGTCGTCATGGCCGCCGCATCGGCAGGCAAAGTGCCGCCGGGCTCGGACGAGAAGCCCTACGGCCGGCTGCGCGATGCGATCGACGGTGCCGGCGACCCGCGCCTTCCCGAAGCGCAGCGCATCGACTGCCTGCGCCGCGCATTCTTCGCCCCCGGTCACGATCCGCGCGTCTGGCTGGACGGCTGGAGCGTCGCGGCGCACGAGGCGCAAAGCCATGCGCGGCGGGTGACGCCGGTGGACGACTACTTCTCCGCAGGTCTGAAGGTGCCCATCCTCGATCTGCAGGCCGAGCACGATGCGGTGGTGATCCCCAACGTCATGAAGCCCCACCTGGGCGATCGCGTGACGGTGGCGGTGATTCGCGACGCCGGCCATGCGATGGCGCCGGAGCAGCCGCGTGCCATGGCCGACGCGATCGCGGCATTCGCGCGCCGCATCCACGGTTCGCAACCCGGCGTCTAG
- a CDS encoding alpha/beta hydrolase, giving the protein MTTATPLLPRRAFLAKAALGAAAAQLVSAVPAFAQTAGPRAGSTRRLEPIKNIDAGSLSIGYHEAGPADGPPVILLHGWPYDIHMFVDVAPMLAAAGYRVIVPYLRGYGSTRFLSADTPRNGQQSVVAVDIVALMDALRIQVATVAGCDWGARTACIMAALWPERVKALVSVSGYLIGSQQAGKVPLPPQAEFQWWYQYYFATERGREGYDKNRNAFSKLIWQLASPKWNFDDATFERSARAFDNPDHVAVVVHNYRWRLGLADGEAKYQALEDRLAKAPTIAVPTITLEGDANGAPHPEPSSYAKKFSGRYEHRLVSGGIGHNLPQEAPEAFAKAVIDLARA; this is encoded by the coding sequence ATGACGACTGCAACACCCCTGCTGCCGCGCCGCGCCTTCCTCGCCAAGGCTGCGCTCGGCGCCGCCGCGGCCCAGCTGGTCTCGGCCGTGCCCGCCTTCGCGCAGACGGCCGGTCCCCGCGCCGGCAGCACGCGCCGCCTCGAGCCGATCAAGAACATCGACGCCGGCAGCCTCAGCATCGGCTACCACGAGGCCGGCCCGGCCGACGGCCCGCCCGTGATCCTGCTGCACGGCTGGCCCTACGACATCCACATGTTCGTCGACGTCGCGCCGATGCTCGCCGCGGCCGGCTACCGCGTGATCGTGCCGTACCTGCGCGGCTACGGCAGCACCCGCTTCCTCTCGGCCGACACGCCGCGCAACGGCCAGCAGTCGGTGGTCGCGGTCGACATCGTCGCGCTGATGGATGCGCTCAGGATCCAGGTCGCCACCGTCGCCGGCTGCGACTGGGGCGCGCGCACCGCCTGCATCATGGCCGCGCTCTGGCCCGAGCGCGTGAAGGCGCTGGTCTCGGTCAGCGGCTACCTGATCGGCAGCCAGCAGGCGGGCAAGGTGCCGCTGCCGCCGCAGGCCGAGTTCCAGTGGTGGTACCAGTACTACTTCGCGACCGAGCGCGGCCGCGAGGGCTACGACAAGAACCGCAACGCGTTCTCCAAGCTGATCTGGCAGCTCGCCTCGCCCAAGTGGAACTTCGACGACGCCACCTTCGAACGCAGCGCGCGCGCCTTCGACAACCCCGACCATGTCGCGGTCGTGGTGCACAACTACCGCTGGCGCCTGGGCCTGGCCGACGGCGAAGCGAAGTACCAGGCGCTCGAGGACCGGCTCGCGAAGGCGCCGACCATCGCCGTGCCGACCATCACGCTCGAAGGCGACGCCAACGGCGCGCCGCATCCCGAGCCGAGCAGCTACGCGAAGAAGTTCTCGGGCCGCTACGAGCACCGGCTCGTCAGCGGCGGCATCGGCCACAACCTGCCGCAGGAAGCGCCCGAGGCCTTCGCCAAGGCGGTGATCGACCTGGCGCGGGCCTGA
- a CDS encoding tripartite tricarboxylate transporter substrate binding protein, producing the protein MIERNRLSALKLAWAASALLAAAFAHAESYPSKPIRMVIPYTPGGSIDTVGRLVADQLQRQLGQPIVIENTPGASGLVGAMNVKKAKADGYTLLFNASSQTYLPLVVAKKTYDAQRDFTPVGQIGYVPLIVAVNNDVPARTMGEFVQLAKAHPGKYTWATSGLGTTSHLSEEMVNRALGLQMQIVAYKGAVPQLTDVIGGHVSAAISPMPGVAPFVHGGRLRPLAVTSKVRVASMPDVPTLSEAGMPGFELLSWYGIWGPADLPAAITDRLNSEIAKAVEAPSLKARFAELSFVPTKSSPAQFRQLIADDLTKIGKAVKEAGIRIDF; encoded by the coding sequence TTGATCGAAAGAAACCGCCTTTCCGCCCTGAAGCTCGCATGGGCCGCATCGGCGCTGCTCGCCGCCGCCTTTGCGCACGCAGAGAGCTATCCGAGCAAGCCGATCCGCATGGTGATTCCCTACACGCCCGGCGGCTCGATCGATACCGTGGGCCGCCTGGTGGCCGATCAGCTGCAGCGCCAGCTGGGGCAGCCGATCGTGATCGAGAACACGCCGGGTGCTTCCGGCCTGGTGGGCGCGATGAACGTGAAGAAGGCCAAGGCCGACGGCTACACGCTGCTCTTCAACGCGTCGAGCCAGACCTACCTGCCGCTGGTCGTGGCGAAGAAGACCTACGACGCGCAGCGTGACTTCACGCCGGTGGGACAGATCGGCTACGTGCCGCTGATCGTCGCCGTCAACAACGACGTGCCGGCCAGGACCATGGGCGAGTTCGTGCAGCTGGCCAAGGCCCATCCCGGCAAGTACACCTGGGCCACCTCGGGCCTGGGCACCACCAGCCATCTGAGCGAGGAGATGGTCAACCGGGCGCTGGGCCTGCAGATGCAGATCGTGGCGTACAAGGGCGCCGTGCCGCAGTTGACCGACGTGATCGGCGGCCATGTCTCGGCCGCGATCTCGCCAATGCCCGGCGTGGCGCCCTTCGTGCATGGCGGACGGCTGCGGCCGCTCGCAGTGACCAGCAAGGTGCGCGTCGCGTCGATGCCGGACGTGCCGACGCTCTCGGAGGCCGGCATGCCGGGCTTCGAGCTGCTGTCGTGGTACGGCATCTGGGGGCCGGCCGACCTGCCGGCGGCCATCACGGACCGGCTCAACAGCGAGATCGCCAAGGCTGTCGAGGCGCCGTCGCTGAAGGCCAGGTTCGCGGAACTGTCCTTCGTGCCGACGAAGTCCAGCCCGGCGCAGTTCAGGCAATTGATCGCGGACGACCTGACGAAGATCGGCAAGGCCGTGAAGGAAGCGGGCATTCGCATCGACTTCTGA
- a CDS encoding SDR family NAD(P)-dependent oxidoreductase translates to MTRFESKVAIVTGAGCVGTGWGNGRAMAVRLAQEGAKVLAVDRDAERLAETLALAGSAAASITSCICDVTRSESVRAMVDTCLETYGAPDILINNVGGSAAGGPVQLSEEAWDSQIDINLKSVFLTCKHVLGHMVARKRGAIVNVASTSGLRWTGSAQVAYAASKAGVIHLSRVVAVQHAPDGVRVNTVVPGQLHTPMVEVRLAKQRTGGDIDALLASRLRRIPLGFMGDGRDTASAALYLASDEARFVTGTELIVDGGMTARCD, encoded by the coding sequence ATGACGAGATTCGAATCGAAGGTCGCGATCGTGACCGGCGCGGGCTGCGTGGGAACCGGCTGGGGCAACGGCCGCGCGATGGCCGTGCGGCTGGCGCAGGAAGGTGCCAAGGTGCTGGCGGTCGACCGCGATGCCGAACGCCTGGCCGAGACCCTGGCGCTGGCAGGCAGCGCGGCGGCATCCATCACCAGCTGCATCTGCGACGTGACCCGCTCGGAGAGCGTGCGGGCGATGGTCGACACCTGCCTCGAGACCTACGGCGCGCCCGACATCCTGATCAACAACGTGGGCGGCTCGGCCGCGGGCGGTCCGGTGCAGCTGAGCGAGGAAGCCTGGGACAGCCAGATCGACATCAACCTCAAGAGCGTGTTCCTGACCTGCAAGCATGTGCTTGGGCACATGGTGGCGCGCAAGCGCGGCGCCATCGTCAACGTGGCCTCGACCTCCGGCCTGCGCTGGACCGGCAGCGCGCAGGTGGCGTACGCGGCCAGCAAGGCCGGCGTGATCCATCTGTCGCGCGTGGTAGCGGTTCAGCACGCACCCGACGGTGTCCGCGTCAACACCGTCGTGCCCGGGCAGTTGCACACGCCGATGGTGGAAGTGCGCCTGGCCAAGCAGCGCACCGGCGGCGACATCGATGCGCTGCTCGCTTCGCGCCTGCGGCGCATTCCGCTGGGCTTCATGGGCGACGGCCGGGACACGGCGAGCGCTGCGCTCTATCTTGCGAGCGACGAGGCGCGGTTCGTCACCGGCACCGAACTGATCGTGGACGGCGGCATGACGGCCCGCTGCGACTGA
- a CDS encoding type II toxin-antitoxin system RelE/ParE family toxin — translation MSFAVAFAPQARTDLLRLFQYLIDRAETVEDLDLAERAIAAVEMSAQTHLSKTPFIYRKATRGDGLRRELVVPFGASGYVLLYEIVGPSTVVVLAVRHQLEQDYH, via the coding sequence ATGAGCTTTGCGGTTGCGTTCGCTCCGCAAGCGAGAACGGATCTCCTCAGGCTCTTTCAGTACCTGATTGACCGCGCTGAAACGGTCGAGGACCTGGATCTTGCGGAACGCGCGATCGCGGCCGTCGAGATGTCTGCCCAGACACACCTGTCCAAGACACCGTTTATCTACCGCAAGGCAACACGGGGCGATGGTCTGCGTCGCGAACTGGTTGTTCCCTTCGGAGCCAGCGGTTATGTCTTGCTTTATGAGATTGTGGGTCCCTCCACGGTCGTCGTGCTCGCTGTAAGGCATCAGCTGGAGCAGGATTACCACTGA
- a CDS encoding tripartite tricarboxylate transporter substrate binding protein — MNRRHILAAAAVLSMAPVAFAQTGGKPVRIVTSFSPGGPVDFVARTLAEQLARELKRPVIVDNKPGANGALGALETLRSEADGGTLWITSVGAAAINPSLVDKSPYNTLRDFAPVSLVANNVEVLVVGAKDPAADAAAFVQAAKASKEPTPMASSGSGSIPHLALIQLEESTGARFLHVPYKGMAPAFTDLMGGQVKGVFADVAAIMPHVQGGRLKAIGIAAAKRHPSLPEVKTLDEQGIKAVDTNNWYALFVAAKTPPAVVAQLNQAVRHAVADPEVSARLLRGGAEPKTSTPQELAALLKADTDKWAALIKSRNIKAD; from the coding sequence ATGAACAGACGGCACATCCTGGCCGCCGCCGCGGTGCTTTCGATGGCACCGGTCGCCTTCGCGCAGACCGGCGGAAAGCCGGTTCGCATCGTGACCTCGTTCAGCCCGGGCGGGCCGGTCGATTTCGTGGCGCGCACGCTGGCCGAGCAGCTCGCGCGCGAACTGAAGCGGCCGGTCATCGTCGACAACAAGCCGGGCGCGAACGGTGCGCTGGGCGCACTGGAAACCCTGCGCTCCGAAGCGGATGGCGGCACGCTCTGGATCACCAGCGTGGGTGCCGCCGCGATCAATCCGTCGCTGGTCGACAAGTCGCCCTACAACACGCTGCGCGATTTCGCGCCGGTCTCGCTGGTGGCGAACAACGTGGAGGTGCTGGTGGTCGGCGCGAAGGATCCCGCAGCGGACGCCGCGGCGTTCGTGCAGGCCGCCAAGGCGAGCAAGGAGCCCACGCCGATGGCCTCGTCGGGCTCCGGCAGCATCCCGCATCTGGCCCTGATCCAGCTCGAGGAGTCCACCGGCGCGCGCTTCCTGCATGTGCCGTACAAGGGCATGGCGCCGGCTTTCACCGACCTGATGGGCGGGCAGGTGAAGGGCGTGTTCGCCGACGTCGCGGCGATCATGCCCCATGTGCAGGGCGGCCGGCTCAAGGCCATCGGGATCGCGGCGGCCAAGCGCCATCCGTCGCTGCCGGAGGTCAAGACCCTCGACGAGCAGGGCATCAAGGCGGTGGACACCAACAACTGGTACGCCTTGTTCGTTGCCGCCAAGACACCGCCGGCGGTGGTGGCGCAGTTGAACCAGGCCGTGCGCCATGCCGTTGCCGACCCCGAGGTGAGCGCCAGGCTGCTGCGCGGCGGCGCCGAGCCGAAGACCTCCACGCCGCAGGAACTGGCAGCGCTGCTGAAGGCCGATACCGACAAATGGGCCGCATTGATCAAGTCCCGCAACATCAAGGCCGACTGA
- a CDS encoding carboxymuconolactone decarboxylase family protein, which produces MSTSHIRVPLVVPGTVPELAEIEARILSERGRISLLYQVLLNSPSIASGWESMLTAVRNRTGVPADLREMIILRVAVLNDAAFEFDAHVPHALEAGFAQAKIDALRAPVPDASFTEDERLLLALTDRITREVQVPAELMERVNARFDPATVVELVATVAAYNMVSRFLVALNISH; this is translated from the coding sequence ATGAGCACCAGCCATATCCGCGTTCCGCTGGTGGTTCCGGGAACCGTTCCCGAACTGGCCGAGATCGAGGCACGCATCCTGTCGGAGCGCGGCCGGATCTCGCTGCTCTACCAGGTGCTGCTCAACAGCCCGAGCATCGCCAGCGGCTGGGAGTCGATGCTGACGGCCGTGCGCAACCGCACCGGCGTGCCGGCCGACCTGCGCGAGATGATCATCCTGCGTGTGGCCGTGCTCAACGATGCGGCCTTCGAGTTCGACGCGCATGTGCCGCATGCGCTCGAAGCCGGCTTCGCGCAGGCGAAGATCGATGCGCTGCGCGCGCCCGTTCCCGACGCCAGCTTCACGGAAGACGAGCGGCTGTTGCTGGCGCTGACCGATCGCATAACGCGCGAGGTCCAGGTGCCGGCCGAACTGATGGAGCGCGTGAACGCGCGCTTCGATCCCGCCACCGTGGTCGAACTGGTCGCCACCGTGGCGGCCTACAACATGGTGTCGCGGTTCCTCGTGGCGCTGAACATCTCGCACTAG